The following are encoded together in the Planococcus antarcticus DSM 14505 genome:
- a CDS encoding YneF family protein, with the protein MDTWIWIVIVIVALLAGVALGFFIARRYMMKYLQDNPPINEEMLRIMMMQMGQKPSQKKINQMMAQMNKASTKPGKPAKK; encoded by the coding sequence ATGGATACATGGATCTGGATCGTAATCGTTATCGTGGCTTTACTCGCAGGTGTTGCACTTGGATTCTTTATCGCACGTCGATATATGATGAAATATTTGCAAGATAACCCACCAATCAATGAAGAAATGCTGCGAATCATGATGATGCAAATGGGACAAAAACCGTCTCAAAAGAAAATCAACCAAATGATGGCTCAAATGAATAAAGCGTCAACTAAACCTGGCAAACCAGCTAAAAAATAA
- the tkt gene encoding transketolase, translated as MSTHADQLAVTTIRTLSIDAIEKANSGHPGLPMGAAPMAYTLWTKHMNHNPKNPDWFNRDRFVLSAGHGSMLLYSLLHLSGYGLEMDEIKNFRQWDSKTPGHPEYGHTTGVEATTGPLGQGIGMAVGMAMAERHLAATYNKNGLNVVDHNTFALCGDGDLMEGVAGEAISLAGHLKLNKLVVLYDSNDISLDGPLGKSFSENIQKRFESYGWNYLRVDDGNVLDDLSEKIAQAKDASDKPTLIEVKTVIGYGAPNKSGKADVHGAPLGEDEMKLVKEYYEWTFDRDFHVPEEVYETFEQATEELGAKAESEWNELYARYKSAHPELAEQLQMAIRGELPENFDADFPTYEVGKKQATRSSSGDMINAIAKTVPSFFGGSADLAGSNKTNIKDAGDFDAEHPEGRNIWFGVREFAMGTALNGMALHGGLHVFGGTFFVFSDYVRPAIRLAALMGLPVTYVFTHDSVAVGEDGPTHEPVEQLASLRAMPNLSVVRPADANETKAAWRLALTAKTTPTLLVLSRQDLPILENSAELAEVGVEKGAYVVSPAKNPQALLLATGSEVSLAVEAQKQLAEEGISVSVVSMPSWDRFEKQDKEYKQSVIPKTVKKRLAIEVGTSFGWDRYTGDEGDILAIDRFGASAPGDRIMEELGFTADNVASKVKDLINEN; from the coding sequence ATGTCAACCCACGCAGATCAACTTGCAGTGACTACAATTCGTACACTTTCCATCGATGCTATTGAAAAAGCAAATTCTGGTCATCCAGGATTGCCAATGGGCGCAGCTCCAATGGCATATACATTGTGGACTAAACACATGAATCATAACCCGAAAAATCCGGACTGGTTTAATCGCGACCGCTTCGTGTTATCGGCAGGACACGGTTCGATGCTTTTATACAGCCTGTTGCATTTGAGCGGCTATGGCTTGGAAATGGATGAAATCAAAAACTTCCGCCAATGGGATTCAAAAACACCAGGACATCCAGAATATGGCCACACTACAGGCGTTGAAGCAACAACCGGACCTCTTGGTCAAGGAATTGGTATGGCAGTTGGCATGGCCATGGCTGAGCGCCATCTAGCGGCTACATACAATAAAAACGGCTTAAACGTCGTGGATCATAACACTTTCGCATTATGCGGTGATGGAGATTTAATGGAAGGCGTTGCTGGAGAAGCGATTTCTCTTGCTGGCCATTTGAAATTAAATAAATTGGTCGTGCTGTATGACAGCAATGACATTTCATTAGATGGTCCACTCGGTAAAAGTTTCTCTGAAAATATTCAAAAGCGTTTTGAATCATACGGCTGGAACTATTTGCGCGTAGATGACGGCAATGTCTTGGATGATTTGTCTGAAAAAATAGCACAAGCCAAAGACGCATCAGACAAGCCGACATTGATTGAAGTGAAAACGGTGATCGGTTATGGAGCTCCGAACAAATCCGGTAAAGCGGACGTTCACGGCGCACCACTTGGCGAAGATGAAATGAAATTAGTTAAAGAATATTACGAGTGGACTTTTGATAGAGACTTCCATGTGCCTGAAGAAGTGTATGAAACATTCGAACAGGCAACGGAAGAGCTTGGTGCAAAAGCCGAGTCTGAATGGAACGAATTGTATGCACGATACAAATCAGCACACCCAGAGTTGGCTGAGCAATTGCAGATGGCGATCCGCGGCGAACTTCCAGAAAACTTTGATGCTGATTTCCCTACTTATGAAGTTGGTAAAAAGCAGGCAACCCGTTCTTCTTCTGGAGATATGATCAACGCAATCGCGAAAACGGTTCCTTCCTTCTTCGGCGGCAGTGCCGATCTTGCTGGATCCAATAAAACAAACATCAAAGATGCTGGTGACTTTGATGCTGAACATCCTGAAGGCCGCAACATCTGGTTCGGTGTCCGTGAATTTGCGATGGGCACTGCCTTGAATGGCATGGCTCTTCACGGAGGCCTTCATGTCTTCGGCGGAACTTTCTTCGTCTTTAGTGATTATGTACGTCCGGCGATCCGTTTGGCTGCATTGATGGGACTTCCTGTGACTTATGTCTTCACACATGACAGCGTAGCAGTAGGGGAAGATGGCCCAACTCATGAACCTGTCGAACAATTAGCTTCTCTTCGTGCAATGCCAAACTTGAGCGTTGTCCGACCTGCCGATGCCAATGAAACGAAAGCGGCTTGGCGTTTAGCGCTAACAGCTAAAACTACTCCGACTTTATTGGTGCTTTCACGTCAGGACTTGCCGATTTTGGAAAATAGTGCTGAACTTGCTGAAGTGGGTGTGGAAAAAGGTGCATATGTCGTATCACCTGCTAAAAATCCACAGGCGTTATTGCTGGCGACTGGCTCCGAAGTAAGTTTGGCTGTAGAGGCACAGAAACAATTAGCTGAAGAAGGAATTTCAGTATCTGTTGTGTCTATGCCGTCATGGGATCGTTTCGAAAAACAGGATAAGGAATATAAGCAATCTGTTATTCCAAAAACAGTTAAAAAACGTCTGGCTATTGAAGTTGGTACTTCATTCGGTTGGGATCGCTACACTGGTGATGAAGGTGACATTCTGGCAATCGACCGTTTCGGCGCAAGTGCACCGGGCGACCGTATTATGGAAGAGCTCGGTTTCACTGCTGACAATGTAGCAAGTAAAGTGAAAGACTTAATCAACGAAAACTAA
- a CDS encoding DUF896 domain-containing protein: protein MLSPDKLSRINQLSRKSKTSGLSKEEAKEQSSLRQEYLETFRKTMRGTIENVKVIDPNGNDVTPEKVKNIRENKYLN from the coding sequence ATGTTGTCACCAGATAAATTAAGTCGAATAAATCAACTGTCACGTAAATCGAAAACTTCTGGGTTATCGAAGGAAGAAGCGAAAGAGCAATCTTCTTTGCGCCAGGAATACCTAGAGACTTTCCGTAAAACAATGCGCGGTACAATTGAAAATGTAAAAGTGATTGATCCCAACGGAAACGACGTAACGCCGGAAAAGGTCAAAAATATTCGAGAGAATAAGTATTTGAATTAA
- a CDS encoding YneB family resolvase-like protein, which translates to MKKSALIYCRVSTTKDTQESSLERQEEELIKFAFEKSYKVDGIFVDQHSGYEMDREGLLEMLNSIKTEKIDAVFIQDETRLGRGHARIALLHVMKKYGVEVYTLSDRGPIALNDMDDMVLEILAIVEEYQRKIHNAKIKRGMKRAVENGYKPERNLKGKGNPDGRERLDLPIDQIVSLKTNGLTFSEIAVTLQGFGYQASKATVHRRYKEYEKLMED; encoded by the coding sequence ATGAAGAAAAGTGCATTAATTTATTGCCGTGTCAGCACGACCAAAGATACACAGGAATCATCTCTTGAGAGACAGGAAGAAGAGCTGATAAAGTTTGCATTTGAAAAATCCTATAAAGTAGACGGTATTTTTGTCGATCAACACAGTGGATACGAAATGGACCGTGAAGGGCTGTTGGAGATGTTGAACAGCATCAAGACAGAAAAGATTGATGCAGTATTTATCCAGGATGAAACCCGCTTGGGCAGGGGACATGCCAGGATAGCACTTTTACATGTCATGAAAAAATATGGTGTAGAAGTCTATACTTTATCAGATCGAGGGCCAATTGCACTAAATGATATGGACGACATGGTTCTTGAAATTTTGGCGATTGTGGAAGAATATCAGCGTAAAATACATAATGCTAAAATTAAACGTGGGATGAAACGCGCTGTAGAAAATGGCTATAAACCAGAGAGGAATTTAAAAGGAAAAGGAAATCCTGATGGTCGAGAGCGTTTAGATTTGCCCATTGATCAAATTGTCAGTCTGAAGACCAATGGACTGACTTTCAGCGAAATCGCTGTTACACTCCAGGGCTTTGGTTACCAGGCGAGCAAAGCGACAGTTCATCGACGATATAAAGAGTATGAAAAGCTGATGGAAGACTAA
- the yneA gene encoding cell division suppressor protein YneA: MTIIRQNSYLILFFVLIMVFTFYAILSHNTISAQMSQVEIEEGDTLWTLAESFSGTTPHHEWIEEIMKENNLSTPQIIAGQSLKIPSDQLKFAPDETTKFAGDAE; this comes from the coding sequence ATGACAATCATCCGACAAAATTCTTACCTAATCTTATTTTTCGTTCTAATTATGGTGTTTACTTTTTATGCAATCCTGTCCCATAATACAATTAGTGCACAAATGAGCCAAGTTGAAATAGAAGAAGGCGATACACTCTGGACTTTAGCAGAATCGTTCAGCGGTACAACTCCTCATCATGAATGGATAGAAGAGATTATGAAAGAAAATAATCTTTCTACACCCCAAATTATTGCAGGGCAATCTCTTAAGATTCCCAGTGACCAATTAAAATTTGCTCCTGATGAGACCACTAAATTTGCAGGTGATGCTGAATGA
- the lexA gene encoding transcriptional repressor LexA, protein MKKVSKRQEDILTFIKEEVRLKGYPPSVREIGEAVGLASSSTVHGHLARLESKGLIRRDPTKPRAIEVISTDEALIDKSPVLHVPLIGKVTAGIPITAIENVEEYFPLPQSYGTEDDHIFMLEIAGESMIEAGILNGDYVVVKQQQTANNGDIVVAMTTEDEATVKRFFREENYFRLQPENSSMDPIIVDQVSILGKVVGVYRQIH, encoded by the coding sequence TTGAAAAAAGTATCCAAACGCCAAGAAGACATCCTAACGTTCATAAAAGAAGAAGTTCGCCTAAAAGGCTATCCACCGTCCGTTCGTGAAATTGGTGAGGCAGTTGGTCTGGCATCCAGTTCGACTGTACATGGGCACTTGGCACGACTTGAAAGTAAAGGCCTGATCCGCCGGGACCCAACAAAACCGAGAGCAATTGAAGTAATCAGCACTGATGAAGCATTAATTGATAAAAGTCCGGTTTTACATGTCCCGTTGATTGGTAAAGTAACTGCCGGTATTCCGATTACGGCAATTGAAAATGTTGAAGAGTACTTCCCTCTTCCTCAAAGCTACGGCACAGAAGATGACCACATCTTTATGCTAGAAATCGCGGGTGAAAGTATGATTGAAGCCGGCATTCTAAACGGCGATTATGTAGTCGTTAAACAGCAGCAAACTGCCAATAATGGTGATATCGTTGTAGCAATGACAACAGAAGACGAAGCGACAGTGAAACGTTTCTTCCGCGAAGAAAATTATTTTCGCCTGCAACCCGAGAATTCGTCAATGGATCCAATCATTGTGGATCAAGTTTCCATTCTCGGAAAAGTCGTTGGCGTTTACCGTCAGATACACTAA
- a CDS encoding class I SAM-dependent DNA methyltransferase: MNFKGSSAYEEKDFLANYLQRRNRIDSPNNSIEKPVIFELLGAFKKKKILDLGCGDALFGKELLRAGADYYHGVEGSLKMGSLAEQNLEGLDARITLTTIESFEYPKESYDIVASRLAVHYLPDIEQLFKKIYHTLKTKGKFVFSVQHPLTTCSFESKNSGERRSNWIVDDYFEEGERQEPWIDKIVVKYHRTTESYFTALRKAGFIVTDLQEGMPKQQNFEDDKEFTRRKRIPVILAFSCSKQ; encoded by the coding sequence ATGAATTTCAAAGGTTCAAGCGCATACGAAGAAAAAGATTTTTTAGCAAACTACCTGCAAAGAAGAAATCGAATTGATAGTCCAAATAACAGCATTGAAAAGCCAGTGATTTTTGAGCTCCTTGGAGCGTTCAAAAAAAAGAAAATACTGGATTTAGGTTGTGGAGATGCCTTGTTTGGGAAAGAGCTTCTGCGGGCTGGTGCAGATTACTACCACGGGGTCGAAGGATCTCTAAAGATGGGAAGTCTGGCAGAACAAAATCTGGAGGGGCTGGATGCGCGCATTACGTTGACCACAATAGAATCATTCGAATATCCGAAAGAAAGCTATGACATTGTCGCTTCGCGCTTGGCGGTCCATTACTTGCCCGACATAGAGCAGTTGTTTAAGAAAATTTACCACACGTTAAAAACCAAAGGAAAGTTCGTCTTTAGTGTCCAGCATCCGCTGACGACTTGTTCTTTTGAAAGTAAAAACTCTGGAGAGAGAAGAAGCAACTGGATAGTTGATGATTATTTTGAAGAAGGGGAACGGCAAGAACCGTGGATTGATAAAATAGTGGTCAAGTATCATAGGACCACCGAAAGCTATTTCACGGCTTTAAGAAAGGCAGGATTCATTGTTACAGATCTCCAAGAAGGAATGCCAAAACAACAGAATTTCGAGGATGATAAAGAATTCACTAGAAGAAAGCGGATTCCAGTAATTTTAGCTTTTAGCTGCAGCAAGCAGTGA